A single region of the Vicia villosa cultivar HV-30 ecotype Madison, WI linkage group LG4, Vvil1.0, whole genome shotgun sequence genome encodes:
- the LOC131596792 gene encoding uncharacterized protein LOC131596792: MFKKLELIIPFLEELEQMPTYAKFMKDIISKKRTTESDPIILTETCSAILQGMKIPVKKRDRGSVTIPCTISDRSFKKALIDLGASVSLIPLSIYKRLGIGKVQDTRMTLQFADQSMKRPYGVVEDVLVKIDKFVFPVDFVIVEMPEDEETPIILGRLFLETGRCLIDIEEGTMTLKVYDEELKIDV; the protein is encoded by the coding sequence atgttcaagaaacttgagctGATTATTCCCTTCTTAGAGGAACTTGAGCAAATGCCAACCTATGCAAAATTCATGAAAGATATTATTTCAAAGAAGCGGACCACCGAGAGTGatccgattattctaactgaaacttgtagtgctattttgcagggcatgAAGATTCCGGTTAAAAAGAGAGATCGAGGTTCAGTAACTATTCCGTGCACCATCAGTgataggtctttcaagaaagctctgattgatttgggagcaagtgtAAGTCTTATACCATTATCCATCTACAAAAGATTGGGAATAGGTAAAGTACAAGATACACGAATGACACTTCAGTTTGCTGACCAATCGATGAAAAGACCGTACGGAGTGGTAGAAGACGTGTTGGTGAAAATCGACAAGTTCGTATTCCCTGTAGATTTTGTTATTGTAGAGATGCCCGAAGATGAAGAGACCCCAATCATTTTGGGGAGACTATTTTTAGAGACCGGGAGATGCTTGATCGACATAGAGGAAGGTACAATGACCTTGAAAGTTTATGATGAGGAACTAAAGATTGATGTGTGA